The nucleotide sequence TGAAGATTCCCGGCGCAGAGGTGTGGCCGGAGGATCAACGCGACGAAACCGGCGCCTCGCTCACCGACCTCGGCGTCGGGTTCGAGTACCTCTACGACTTAGGCGACGACTGGACCCACGACATCGAAGTACTCGGCCCCGGCGGCCCAGCGCCGGGCTGCGTGGACGGCTCCGGCGCCTGCCCACCCGAAGACTGCGGCGGCCCCGGCGGTTACACCGAACTGCTCGAGGTACTCGCCGACCCGACCCGCCCCGACCACGAGCGCACGCGCGGCTGGGTCGGCAACCGGCTGCGCCCCTTCGATAAGGCCGCCACCGACCAGCGCGTGCGCAACGTCGTCGGTGCGGTGCCCGAAAGCGTGCGGCTACTGCTCGATCTCGCCGCCGACGGGATCCGGCTCACTCCGGGCGGACGGCTGCCCAGAACCGTGGTGCGCAGCATGCAGCAACACCGCCCGCACTGGCACATACTTGGGCGGCCCGCCGCCACCGAGGACAACCTGCCGGCCCTGGCCGTGCTGCACGACCTACTGCGCCAGGTGGGCCTGCTCCGACTGCGCCACGGCGTGCTCACGCCCACCCGCGCAGCCGACGACGATCAGGCCGTGATGCGCCGGCTGCGATCGGCGTTCAGCCCCAACACGTTTGGCACCGAAATCATCGAACTGACGATTGCGGTACTGGCGGCGCACGGCCCCCTTGACGAACTGAAGCTCGCGGAGCGCGTCCATCGACTGCTCGGGCATGGCTGGCAGCGCGACGGGCAACCCCTCACCCTGCACGACGTGCGGATGGCAATTGCCAAGCAGTCCAGCATCATGCGTGGGCTCGACCTGCTCGACGACGCCGACTGGCACGCATGCACCGCCGGCCCTTCGGCTCGGTCCCTGCTCCCCCGCGCCGAGATGCTCGCTGAGTTCTTGACCTACGACGAATGAGCGGCGTAGGCGTGTGAATTCTCCGATCGGCCAACACCGTTCGGATGCAAGGAAATTGGCGCAGGCTGTGCGCCGGTCAGCGCCGCTCGCATCGCGTCGGCGTGGTCGAACCGCTGTGTGGGATCGCGCGTCATCGCTTGTTCGATCACGGTGACAAGCCCGGCGGGCACGTCGGGGCGCAGCGAGGCAAGCGGCGGTGGATCCTCGTGCAGGATCGCGTGGGCCAGGGCGCCCGGGTCCTGCTGCGGGAACGGCCGCCGGCCCGTCAGTGCCTCGTAGCCGACCACGCCGACGGCGTACAGATCGTCGAGCGCCGTCGCCGCCTTGGCAGCCAGCCGGTCGGGGCTCAGGTAGGGCAGGCTGACGCCAGCCCCGAAGTCGGCGAGTTTGGCCTCGGCCCTGGCGGTCAGCAAGATGTTGCCCGGCTTGATGTTTCGGTGCAGGACGCCGACGCTGTGCGCCTCGGCCAGGGCGTCCAGCACGCCGTCGAGCGCGGCCTCAACGAATGCCGGTTCCAGCGGGCCGCGGGCGATGGAGTCGGCCAGCGACACTCCCGGTAGGCGCTCCATCACGATGAACGGCACGCCGTCATGCTCGCCGACGTCGTGCACCCCCACGACGTGGCGACCGGTCAGCTCCGGCGGGCGGCCATGGATCCCGCGCTGAAGCAGCTTGATGGCCACACGACGACTCAGCTGCAGGTCCCACCCGTCGTGCACGCGCGACGTCGCACCGCTCCCCAGCACGCCGCCCAGCATGTAGCGACCCCCGCCGAGGACCTCGCCCGGTGTAATCAGTCGGTACCGCGTCTCGATCCCGCCTATCGCAAAGCTGGCTGTTCGTGTCGACTCCAGGCAACACTGCGATCCCGAATCGCATTCCCTGCTGCGCGAGATAGCCGGATTCGGGCAAGCGAAACTGCGTCGCCGCCGCGTGGTCCCACCGCGGCTACACGATGTAGCACCATTGTGCTACGCTGCGATATGGCCACACCGCTCAGTCAACGGGAATTGCGAAACGACAGCGGCGCGATCATGCGCCGCGTACAACAGGGGGAACGGTTTACGGTTACCCGAAACGGTGTGCCTGTCGCAGACCTCGTGCCACACGGTGAAGCCGAAGCCGAACGACCCCCGCGCTTCGTTCCGGTGGCGCAAATAGCCACAGGCACAAGCGAACTCCCCGGTTGGGACACCGCGCGGTTTGCTCGTGAGCTCGAAGAGCTCGACGGTGTCGTCGACGACAGCGATGCCGACAAGTGGCACGCCACCAAATGAGCTCACCACACGAGCGGGCGCTGCTCGACACCTCCGTCGTCATCGACTTCCCGGCCGATGCCGTTGCCGCGCACGCGTCCACGGCCGCGATCAGCACCATCACGCTCGCTGAGCTGGCGTACGGCCTGCACACCGCCGACCCACTCCTGAACGCGGCCCGCGAGCAGCGCTATCACTGGATAACCCGCACCTTCGATCCGATCCCGTTCGACACCCAAGCTGCGCGGGTCTACGGAGCCCTCTGCGCGGCGGTTCGAGCCGTTGGTCGAGACCCGAAGCCGCGCCGATTCGATCTACTCATTGCCGCAGTCGCGGTCGCCTTGGGCGTGCCGCTCATCACGCGGAATGAAACTGATTTCACGGGTATTCACCACAGTTTGACCGTCATCGCCGTCCGGTAGGCCCCGCCACATGGAGCCGACGTGACGCCTGCTGTTCACGCAAAACGCCGACGCCGTGGCCGCGCCGCGCTGAGGGGCGCATCGTAAGCTGGTCGCGATGGGGAGCTCTCGATTCGTCCATATCCTCCGGCAGATCGGGTCGTTGCTGGTCACGGCCGTGACCGCCGCCTCCACGCTCAACGCGTATCGGCCGGTGGTGAACAAGTCCCGGCTATCCATTTACTCGTGGATGTTCGGCCTGGTGGTCACCGAGTTGCCGCTGCAGACGCTGGCGAGTCAGCTCGGCGGGCTGGCGTTGACGGCCCGGCAACTGACCCGGCCGGTGCGCACGATCGCCTGGCTGGTGGCCGGCGTATCGGCGCTGGGGTTGCTCAACTTCAGCCGCGCCGGCCATCGCGCTAACGTGCCGCTGACGACGGCGTTGGACACCGGACTGGGCGCCGCGCGGCGCACCGACTCCGCGGGCCTGTGGCGCCGCCCGGACGGCGCCGGCACCGCCAAGACGCCGGGAGTGCTGCGGATGTTGCGGGTCTATCGCGACTACGCCCACGACTCGAACATCAGCTACGGCGAATACGGCAGCGCCAACCGCCTGGACATCTGGCGACGACCCGACCTGGATCGCGCCGGAAAGGCGCCGGTGCTGTTCCAGATTCCGGGTGGTGCGTGGACGACGGGAAATAAACGCGGACAAGCCCATCCGCTGATGAGCCACCTCGCCGAGCTGGGCTGGATCTGCGTCGCGATCAATTACCGGCACAGCCCGCGCAACACCTGGCCCGACCACATCGTCGACGTCAAGCGCGCCCTCGCCTGGGTCAAACAGCACATCGCCGAGTACGGCGGCGACCCCGACTTCATCGCCATCACCGGCGGTTCGGCCGGCGGTCATCTGTCCTCGCTGGCGGCGCTGACGCCCAATGACCCGCAGTTCCAGCCGGGGTTCGAGGACGCCGACACCCGGGTACAGGCCGCGGTGCCCTTCTACGGCGTCTACGACTTCACCCGCTTCGACGACATGCACCCCATGATGCCCGGGCTGCTGGTGAAATCGATTGTCAAGCAACGCCCCTCGACCAACCCGCAGCCGTTCCTCGCCGCCTCACCGATCAATCACGTCTCGGCTGACGCTCCCCCGTTCTTCGTGCTGCACGGCACCAATGATTCCCTGGTTCCCATCGAGCAGGCCCGCAGCTTCGTGGGGCGACTACGCGAAATCAGCCGCCAGCCCGTCGTGTATGCCGAATTGCCGTTCACCCAACACGCTTTCGACATCTTCGGCTCGGCGCGCGCCGCGCACACCGCGGTCGCCGTCGAGCAATTCCTGGCCGAGATCTACCAGGCGCACCACCTATGACCGCCGCCTACGTGCGATGGATGGCCGAGGGGGCCGCCAGACCGCTGGTCCATGCCTACCGGCGCACCGGCGCCGATATCCCCTTCGGCGACCCGGTGCCGTCACATGGGCGCGAAATGGAGGGCTGGTTCTGGCGCCTCACCGACACCGCCACGGGCCGGGTCGTCGTCGCGCTGTGCAGCGTCAACCAACACCCCGACGGCAGCTGGGCGACGGTCGCGGTCGCGGTTCACCCCGGCGGTATCGTGCACTCCGCGGCCCTCGACTATGCCGAAACCAGGCTGTCGCACTTCACCGTCGACGCCGGAATCGATTCGAGCGGGCGCATTGCCGCGAGCCCCGATGGCCTGCACATCGAACTCGAAGACGTCGCCGTGAACCTGCGTTTCACCGATCCGTTCGCCTGGCCCAAGATCCTGGGCGGTGGTGGCATTGCGTCCTCGGTCCCGTTCCTCAACCAGTACTGGCATCCCTACCGGCTGGGCGGAAAGGCCAGCGGCACAGTCGAATTCGACGGAACGGTGTGGACGTTCGACGACGCTCGGCTCTACGCCGAAAGGAACTGGGGCGCAGGGTTTCCCGAACGCTGGTGGTGGGGCCAGGCGCACGACTTCGACGACGCTGACGTCTCGGTCGCGTTCTCCGGTGGCCTCCTTGAGCTCGGCCCGCTGCGCCAGGAGGTCACCGGCGTGGTGGTGCGACTCGACGACCGCGTGATCCGGGTGACGCCGCCGGCGCGGGTGCGAGCACAGCTCAGCGACGGACGCTGGACCGTGCACGCCCGCACGCCGCGCTACCAGATCGACCTGGACGGCGACGGCACCAACGTCAACCCGCACGTCTTGCCGGTGCCGCTGCCAGCCGAGCGGCGCAACATCCACACCGATTTCGAGCACCTTGCGGGCCGACTGCATTGCAGCGTGCGCAGATTCGGCCGAGTGGTGTTCGACGGAACCAGCACGATCGCGGGTCTGGAGATCGGCAGCCGCCCCGCCCGCCATCCTCGTGACGGCGTCGAGGCCCCTTAGCTGGCGGCCCAACCTTCGCGCGGTCGAGCTCGTCGAGGCCGAAGATGGCGAGTTCGCCGGGGACCATCCACGCCCTCAGCGATGTGTTCTCAAGGCCTCGATCTCGCAACGAACGCCTGCAGCCCGCGACAGGCGCATATCAGCGGTGACCAGCACAACGTCCAGGGCCTCGGCCAGTGCGACGTAGGCCGCGTCGTATGGCGTGATGGCATGCCGCAGTTCCCATATGCGGTGCAGCATTGGTTGGTGCGAGGACCGGCTCAACGGCAAAACCGCCAGGTCTGCAATCGCGCTTTCGGCCCTGCGGGCGGGCATTTGTTTTGCAGCGACCTGTCGGCGCCACACCGAGACCACCTCAAGGTCGATGAGTTCGGGAGCGGCCAAGGTGTCGTCCGCTAGACGTTCGCGGGCCTGCTGCCCGTCTGTCCCATCATCGCCCAGCGCAACGGCCAGCACGCTCGCGTCAACGACGATCACGGTCTGCGCGAACCTGATCGACGGCGGCCGAAAACGGCACCCGGCCCCCGCGGCGCGCCGCGACGCGGTCGAAGACTTCATCCAGAGTTGGTTGGTTCGCGTCGGCGATCAGCCGGCTGCGAAGGTATTCCTGCAGGGACTGATGCGCGCGCGCGGCCCGCTCCCGTAGGACACGGTGGG is from Mycobacterium conspicuum and encodes:
- a CDS encoding alpha/beta hydrolase — encoded protein: MGSSRFVHILRQIGSLLVTAVTAASTLNAYRPVVNKSRLSIYSWMFGLVVTELPLQTLASQLGGLALTARQLTRPVRTIAWLVAGVSALGLLNFSRAGHRANVPLTTALDTGLGAARRTDSAGLWRRPDGAGTAKTPGVLRMLRVYRDYAHDSNISYGEYGSANRLDIWRRPDLDRAGKAPVLFQIPGGAWTTGNKRGQAHPLMSHLAELGWICVAINYRHSPRNTWPDHIVDVKRALAWVKQHIAEYGGDPDFIAITGGSAGGHLSSLAALTPNDPQFQPGFEDADTRVQAAVPFYGVYDFTRFDDMHPMMPGLLVKSIVKQRPSTNPQPFLAASPINHVSADAPPFFVLHGTNDSLVPIEQARSFVGRLREISRQPVVYAELPFTQHAFDIFGSARAAHTAVAVEQFLAEIYQAHHL
- a CDS encoding serine/threonine-protein kinase — encoded protein: MLGSGATSRVHDGWDLQLSRRVAIKLLQRGIHGRPPELTGRHVVGVHDVGEHDGVPFIVMERLPGVSLADSIARGPLEPAFVEAALDGVLDALAEAHSVGVLHRNIKPGNILLTARAEAKLADFGAGVSLPYLSPDRLAAKAATALDDLYAVGVVGYEALTGRRPFPQQDPGALAHAILHEDPPPLASLRPDVPAGLVTVIEQAMTRDPTQRFDHADAMRAALTGAQPAPISLHPNGVGRSENSHAYAAHSS
- a CDS encoding type II toxin-antitoxin system VapC family toxin; translation: MIVVDASVLAVALGDDGTDGQQARERLADDTLAAPELIDLEVVSVWRRQVAAKQMPARRAESAIADLAVLPLSRSSHQPMLHRIWELRHAITPYDAAYVALAEALDVVLVTADMRLSRAAGVRCEIEALRTHR
- a CDS encoding type II toxin-antitoxin system Phd/YefM family antitoxin, with protein sequence MATPLSQRELRNDSGAIMRRVQQGERFTVTRNGVPVADLVPHGEAEAERPPRFVPVAQIATGTSELPGWDTARFARELEELDGVVDDSDADKWHATK
- a CDS encoding FitA-like ribbon-helix-helix domain-containing protein; the protein is MPSVQIKDVPDDTHRVLRERAARAHQSLQEYLRSRLIADANQPTLDEVFDRVAARRGGRVPFSAAVDQVRADRDRR
- a CDS encoding tocopherol cyclase family protein produces the protein MTAAYVRWMAEGAARPLVHAYRRTGADIPFGDPVPSHGREMEGWFWRLTDTATGRVVVALCSVNQHPDGSWATVAVAVHPGGIVHSAALDYAETRLSHFTVDAGIDSSGRIAASPDGLHIELEDVAVNLRFTDPFAWPKILGGGGIASSVPFLNQYWHPYRLGGKASGTVEFDGTVWTFDDARLYAERNWGAGFPERWWWGQAHDFDDADVSVAFSGGLLELGPLRQEVTGVVVRLDDRVIRVTPPARVRAQLSDGRWTVHARTPRYQIDLDGDGTNVNPHVLPVPLPAERRNIHTDFEHLAGRLHCSVRRFGRVVFDGTSTIAGLEIGSRPARHPRDGVEAP
- a CDS encoding type II toxin-antitoxin system VapC family toxin; translated protein: MSSPHERALLDTSVVIDFPADAVAAHASTAAISTITLAELAYGLHTADPLLNAAREQRYHWITRTFDPIPFDTQAARVYGALCAAVRAVGRDPKPRRFDLLIAAVAVALGVPLITRNETDFTGIHHSLTVIAVR
- a CDS encoding plasmid pRiA4b ORF-3 family protein; the encoded protein is MKTTRLRVVLRDVEPAVVRVIDVPASATLPELHAVLQVAIGWTDSHLHQFVTPTATYGMKIPGAEVWPEDQRDETGASLTDLGVGFEYLYDLGDDWTHDIEVLGPGGPAPGCVDGSGACPPEDCGGPGGYTELLEVLADPTRPDHERTRGWVGNRLRPFDKAATDQRVRNVVGAVPESVRLLLDLAADGIRLTPGGRLPRTVVRSMQQHRPHWHILGRPAATEDNLPALAVLHDLLRQVGLLRLRHGVLTPTRAADDDQAVMRRLRSAFSPNTFGTEIIELTIAVLAAHGPLDELKLAERVHRLLGHGWQRDGQPLTLHDVRMAIAKQSSIMRGLDLLDDADWHACTAGPSARSLLPRAEMLAEFLTYDE